One segment of Geminicoccaceae bacterium DNA contains the following:
- a CDS encoding sugar transferase, which produces MITGLRARHTGVRPGFLLDLAMGALSLPLASWLRFGDPDTTLMFVLRTPETLATFLAIFALVIAACRLPSSVWQHLSTSDLLQVVKVATIAIVLAYTILFVLSRLEAVPRSLPALHWLVLVALMLGPRLATIALAQRRARGRPLDALCWQPVLLVGAGDCAALLSRLFRMRRDTTYEIVGILDDRTELAGRRIDGIPILGTTADLDRVTARLALHGARPRHLVMADMANRHDQAGLLDLYTAARRHDIAIRDLVDVLRTDPAERHGPLPGDVMIELERRSFIAAKRLVDIMLSATGLLLASPFMAVLAGVILVGIGRPVIFHQVRPGRDLKAFTLYKFRSLAQAHRDDGSFAADDERLTGPGRFMRRTRLDELPQLWNVLKGDMSLIGPRPLLAGDLSGIGADLHERASLRPGLTGWAQVHGGHQLTSEQKLALDLFYIRNYSPWLDIVILARTVSMVLFGEKIDHDAIRRARGDHPFDILSIESGAR; this is translated from the coding sequence ATGATCACCGGCCTCCGTGCCCGGCACACGGGTGTCCGACCGGGCTTCCTCCTCGATCTGGCGATGGGTGCCCTTTCGCTGCCACTGGCGTCATGGCTGCGCTTCGGCGATCCCGACACGACCTTGATGTTTGTCCTGCGGACGCCTGAAACGCTTGCGACCTTCCTGGCAATCTTCGCCCTGGTCATCGCCGCCTGCCGCCTTCCGTCGAGTGTCTGGCAGCATCTGTCGACATCGGACCTGCTGCAGGTGGTCAAGGTCGCTACGATCGCCATCGTGCTCGCCTATACCATCCTTTTCGTGCTCAGCCGCCTCGAAGCCGTACCGCGCTCGCTGCCGGCGCTGCACTGGCTGGTCCTTGTCGCACTCATGCTCGGGCCACGTCTGGCCACGATCGCCCTGGCCCAGCGCCGCGCGCGCGGGCGCCCGCTCGATGCCCTCTGCTGGCAGCCGGTCCTGCTGGTCGGCGCCGGCGATTGCGCCGCCCTGCTCTCCCGGCTCTTCCGCATGCGCCGCGACACGACCTACGAGATTGTCGGCATTCTCGATGACCGGACGGAGCTGGCGGGCCGTCGCATCGACGGCATTCCCATCCTCGGGACGACCGCCGATCTGGATCGCGTTACCGCCCGCCTCGCCCTGCACGGAGCACGGCCAAGGCATCTGGTGATGGCCGACATGGCCAACCGTCACGACCAGGCCGGTTTGCTGGACCTGTATACGGCTGCCCGGCGCCACGACATCGCCATCCGCGATCTCGTCGACGTCCTCCGCACCGATCCGGCCGAGCGGCATGGACCGTTGCCCGGCGACGTCATGATCGAGCTGGAACGACGCTCGTTCATCGCCGCCAAGCGTCTGGTCGACATCATGCTGTCGGCCACCGGGCTGCTGCTGGCGTCGCCGTTCATGGCGGTTCTCGCCGGCGTCATCCTCGTTGGCATCGGTCGCCCCGTGATCTTCCATCAGGTGCGCCCCGGCCGGGACCTCAAGGCATTCACGCTCTACAAGTTCCGCTCGCTGGCCCAGGCGCATCGCGACGATGGCTCGTTCGCTGCCGATGACGAGCGCCTCACGGGTCCCGGACGGTTCATGCGCCGCACCCGCCTCGATGAACTGCCGCAACTGTGGAATGTACTCAAGGGAGACATGTCCCTCATCGGTCCCCGCCCGCTTCTCGCAGGCGACCTGTCGGGCATTGGTGCGGACCTGCACGAGCGGGCGAGCCTGCGACCAGGTCTGACCGGCTGGGCGCAGGTCCACGGCGGGCATCAGCTGACATCCGAGCAAAAGCTCGCCCTCGATCTCTTCTACATCCGCAACTACAGCCCCTGGCTCGACATCGTCATCCTCGCCAGGACCGTCTCGATGGTCCTGTTCGGCGAGAAGATCGACCATGACGCGATCCGCCGCGCCCGGGGCGACCATCCCTTCGACATCCTTTCCATCGAAAGCGGGGCACGATGA
- the gmd gene encoding GDP-mannose 4,6-dehydratase, whose product MSKTALITGVTGQDGAYLARLLLARGYEVHGIKRRSSSFNTARIDDLYEEHGECGARFSLHHGDLTDATNLIRIVQQVQPDEIYNLAAQSHVQVSFDMPEYTASADGTGTLRLLEAIRILGLEKTTRFYQASTSELFGAAPAPQCESTPFLPQSPYATAKLYAYWITRNYRDAYGIHASNGILFNHESPLRGETFVTRKITRAVAAIEHGLQDCLRIGNLEARRDWGHARDFVEGMWRMVQADRADDFVLATGECHSVREFIERAFAITGRQIIWRGSGVEERGIDRRSNTVLIRVDQRYFRPLEVHHLRGDATRARTRLGWSHRTSFHELVAEMVMADLERLDRADARAHVREADARVHAMRPGTPEVIG is encoded by the coding sequence ATGAGCAAGACAGCACTGATCACCGGTGTCACCGGCCAGGATGGCGCCTATCTGGCCCGATTGCTGCTCGCCAGGGGCTACGAGGTCCACGGGATCAAGCGACGCAGCTCCTCATTCAATACCGCCCGTATCGACGACCTCTACGAGGAACACGGCGAATGCGGGGCACGCTTCTCGCTGCATCACGGCGATCTCACGGACGCCACCAACCTCATCCGCATCGTCCAGCAGGTGCAGCCTGACGAGATCTACAATCTGGCGGCACAGAGCCATGTGCAGGTCAGCTTCGACATGCCTGAATACACCGCCAGCGCGGACGGGACTGGCACGCTGCGCCTGCTTGAGGCAATCCGGATCCTGGGACTCGAGAAAACGACCCGCTTCTATCAGGCGAGCACATCCGAGCTTTTCGGCGCGGCACCGGCACCGCAATGCGAATCCACGCCATTCCTGCCGCAGTCGCCCTATGCCACGGCCAAGCTCTACGCCTACTGGATCACACGCAATTATCGCGACGCCTACGGCATCCACGCCAGCAACGGCATCCTGTTCAATCATGAAAGCCCGCTGCGCGGCGAGACCTTCGTCACCCGCAAGATCACCCGGGCAGTCGCCGCCATCGAGCATGGTCTGCAGGACTGCCTGCGTATCGGCAATCTGGAGGCACGGCGCGACTGGGGCCATGCCCGCGATTTCGTCGAAGGCATGTGGCGCATGGTCCAGGCGGATCGCGCCGACGACTTCGTGCTGGCCACCGGCGAGTGCCACAGCGTGCGCGAATTCATCGAGCGGGCATTCGCGATCACCGGCCGCCAGATCATCTGGCGCGGCTCCGGAGTGGAGGAGCGCGGTATCGACCGGCGCAGCAACACGGTGCTGATACGAGTGGATCAGAGATATTTCCGACCTCTCGAAGTTCACCACTTGAGGGGCGATGCGACGAGGGCTCGAACCCGCCTCGGATGGTCGCACCGCACCAGTTTCCACGAACTCGTTGCCGAGATGGTGATGGCCGATCTGGAGCGCCTCGACCGGGCGGACGCGCGCGCCCATGTCCGGGAGGCGGATGCACGCGTCCATGCAATGCGGCCCGGGACTCCGGAGGTCATCGGTTGA
- a CDS encoding GDP-L-fucose synthase translates to MHGRRVYVAGHKGMVGSAICRRLASEPVEVVTAARHELDLTRQADVRRWMERMLPDVVILAAARVGGILANATRPVDFLDDNLRIELNVIGAAFETEVSKLLFLGSSCIYPRMAPQPIAEDALLGGPLEETNQWYALAKIAGVKLCEAYRRQYAADFITAMPTNLYGPGDNFDLRSSHVLPALIRRMHEARLAGDGSVTIWGTGTPRREFLHVDDLADACIHLLKHHSSARPVNVGCGQDLTVLELARRVAAIVGFHGDILTDPSMPDGTPRKCLDVGALAGTGWKPLIGLDEGIAATYRWFLEHHADHGTPRRLARERIPA, encoded by the coding sequence CTGCATGGCCGACGCGTCTATGTTGCCGGCCACAAGGGCATGGTCGGTTCCGCCATCTGCCGGCGGCTGGCGAGCGAACCTGTCGAGGTTGTCACCGCCGCGCGACACGAACTCGACCTGACACGTCAGGCGGATGTCCGCCGATGGATGGAGCGCATGTTGCCCGATGTGGTGATCCTCGCGGCGGCGAGGGTCGGCGGGATCCTCGCCAACGCCACGCGGCCCGTGGATTTCCTCGACGACAATCTTCGCATCGAGCTCAACGTCATCGGTGCGGCCTTCGAAACCGAGGTGAGCAAGCTGCTCTTTCTCGGCTCGTCCTGCATCTATCCGCGGATGGCGCCGCAGCCGATCGCCGAGGATGCGCTTCTTGGCGGACCGCTGGAGGAAACCAACCAGTGGTATGCCCTGGCGAAAATCGCCGGAGTGAAGCTGTGCGAGGCCTACCGCCGGCAATACGCCGCCGACTTCATCACGGCCATGCCGACCAACCTTTACGGACCGGGAGACAATTTCGACCTGCGTAGCAGCCATGTCCTTCCCGCCCTCATCCGCCGGATGCACGAGGCAAGGCTCGCCGGCGACGGATCGGTGACGATCTGGGGAACCGGTACGCCGCGGCGCGAATTCCTTCATGTCGACGACCTGGCCGATGCCTGCATCCACCTCCTGAAACACCACTCGTCGGCAAGGCCCGTGAATGTCGGCTGCGGGCAGGATCTGACCGTTCTCGAACTCGCGCGGCGGGTTGCCGCCATTGTCGGCTTTCACGGCGATATCCTCACCGACCCCTCCATGCCCGACGGCACGCCACGCAAATGTCTCGACGTCGGTGCGCTTGCCGGGACGGGCTGGAAGCCGCTCATCGGCCTCGATGAAGGTATCGCTGCGACCTATCGCTGGTTCCTCGAACATCACGCCGACCATGGAACCCCGCGGCGTCTGGCACGGGAGCGAATTCCGGCATGA
- a CDS encoding putative colanic acid biosynthesis acetyltransferase, whose protein sequence is MSGSTVSDRPRIDRERRRPTGMPLVLGDGRQRARRIRAHDLSTFERPRIPGNRSRIWQAAWYLVNATIFRGHLLGLLPSRYKAAILRLFGARVGRSVVIKPGLNIKYPWFVEIGDHVWLGEAAWIDNHCAVRIGDHVCISQGARLFTGNHDWNDEAFGFFCRPVTVGRSAWVGAFAVLLPGTSVPPGTVIMAGLRYGPQSGGSGSA, encoded by the coding sequence ATGAGCGGGTCCACCGTTTCGGACCGTCCGCGGATCGACCGCGAACGACGCCGGCCGACCGGCATGCCCCTTGTTCTCGGCGACGGGCGGCAGCGCGCAAGGCGCATCCGCGCCCACGATCTTTCCACCTTCGAACGTCCACGGATTCCCGGCAATCGCTCGCGGATCTGGCAGGCGGCCTGGTATCTGGTCAATGCCACGATCTTCCGCGGACATCTCCTCGGCCTGCTGCCGTCACGCTACAAGGCGGCGATCCTGCGCCTGTTCGGCGCAAGGGTCGGCCGTTCGGTAGTCATCAAGCCGGGATTGAACATCAAATATCCGTGGTTTGTCGAGATCGGCGATCATGTGTGGCTGGGCGAAGCCGCATGGATCGACAATCACTGCGCGGTGCGCATCGGCGACCATGTCTGCATCAGTCAGGGAGCCCGCCTGTTCACCGGCAATCACGACTGGAACGACGAGGCGTTCGGCTTCTTCTGCCGGCCGGTGACGGTCGGGCGTTCGGCGTGGGTGGGAGCCTTCGCCGTTCTCCTTCCCGGCACATCGGTTCCCCCCGGAACGGTCATCATGGCGGGCCTGCGCTATGGCCCGCAAAGCGGTGGAAGCGGATCGGCATGA
- a CDS encoding flippase: protein MSWPRAGRPPFTSLLSSALAVFTIRAVLALAMFVTMTLLARILGPSGFGRYSTILAIVALAGLPLSMGIPQGIVQILPAALTGGPATAPAAAASWALRMTTFSGLAGGFVAIAIAGLLATLDLASFTHGAIIALCLPLAVVTLTCSGIIRGLDRPVLAMLPELLGRTGPLPAILLACIALGFTPDLDAALALQCLGMAAGCGLAFVFALDALDILPAGGRASGQSTEWLAICWPLMAVSIGGAVMTQADLVMVATLLGPEEAGLYRTAVLAALATPMALAALLQPAVPRMARLHARRDDRGLQVLTSSITLWASLLTLPVAGLLLIGAGPILTLAFGGDFVGASTSLRILVAGQFVNVLCGPVMVLLQVTGSQGLVARTFAICAGANLLLNAILIPTLGVDGAAAATVISMVSWNVHLVMAARRNRSISTSILACRALAPRAIFHPDASIKDVSA from the coding sequence ATGAGCTGGCCGCGAGCGGGCCGTCCGCCCTTCACTTCCCTTTTGTCCAGTGCCCTTGCCGTGTTCACGATCCGGGCTGTTCTCGCATTGGCAATGTTCGTCACAATGACATTATTAGCGCGGATCCTCGGACCGTCCGGCTTCGGCCGCTATTCGACGATCCTTGCCATCGTCGCACTTGCGGGTCTGCCGCTGTCGATGGGCATTCCGCAAGGCATCGTGCAGATCCTGCCGGCCGCCCTCACCGGAGGTCCGGCGACCGCGCCGGCTGCGGCCGCATCATGGGCCCTGCGCATGACAACCTTCTCCGGACTCGCCGGCGGATTTGTCGCGATCGCCATCGCCGGCCTTCTGGCGACGCTCGATCTGGCAAGTTTCACCCATGGGGCGATCATCGCGCTGTGCCTGCCGCTGGCAGTCGTCACTCTTACCTGCAGCGGGATCATCCGCGGACTCGACCGGCCGGTGCTGGCCATGTTGCCCGAACTGCTCGGTCGTACCGGACCGCTGCCGGCCATACTGCTTGCCTGCATCGCCCTGGGCTTCACACCCGACCTCGACGCAGCGCTCGCCCTGCAGTGCCTGGGCATGGCGGCCGGCTGCGGCCTTGCCTTTGTCTTCGCACTTGATGCACTGGATATCCTGCCGGCAGGCGGCCGTGCATCCGGCCAGTCAACCGAATGGCTCGCCATCTGCTGGCCGCTGATGGCCGTCAGCATCGGTGGAGCGGTCATGACACAGGCCGATCTGGTGATGGTCGCCACCCTGCTGGGACCGGAAGAAGCCGGCCTGTACCGCACCGCGGTCCTGGCAGCGCTGGCAACGCCGATGGCGCTGGCCGCCCTGCTCCAGCCCGCGGTACCGCGTATGGCCCGTCTCCATGCCCGCCGCGACGACCGGGGCCTGCAAGTGCTCACGAGCTCGATCACGCTCTGGGCGAGCTTGCTCACGCTGCCGGTGGCGGGCCTGCTCCTGATCGGCGCCGGCCCCATACTGACCCTGGCCTTCGGCGGTGACTTTGTCGGTGCGTCGACATCCCTTCGCATCCTCGTCGCCGGCCAGTTCGTCAACGTGCTGTGCGGGCCGGTCATGGTCCTGTTGCAGGTTACGGGCTCACAGGGACTGGTGGCACGGACCTTTGCCATCTGCGCGGGTGCCAACCTGCTGCTGAACGCCATCCTCATCCCCACCCTTGGCGTCGATGGGGCGGCTGCGGCAACGGTCATCTCGATGGTGAGCTGGAACGTCCATCTGGTCATGGCCGCACGGCGCAACCGGTCGATCTCCACCAGCATCTTGGCCTGCCGCGCCCTTGCGCCGCGCGCCATCTTCCATCCGGATGCATCCATCAAGGACGTCAGCGCATGA
- a CDS encoding sulfotransferase, protein MTPAPVFLFSAPRAGSTWLQRLIGSHPDVCTLNEPWFLLPLIYMRRRRGISSEYWQDTCGKAVNELIDRLDGGEEVFDAGVRAFAGTVHRAAAHRGERYFLDKTPRYALIVDDIERIFPDAKLIFLWRNPLSIISSMIEMSGDRWLVPRFDIDLIEGIPRLVDTAERLGERALCVRYEDLLEDRDAVLRRTFDHLGLPFDPTVLNANRSGVAPGLMGDAKSGSMDGLATDRQLGGWHQRLSGPLRRRWARRYLDGLGPRRLAFMGYDAADLDLDLADGRCPPRQWLGDLACRAYSATFHSLHAEYPLKRMAMRWAGREHGRQFGMI, encoded by the coding sequence ATGACCCCCGCCCCCGTCTTCCTCTTCTCCGCGCCGCGCGCCGGATCGACCTGGCTGCAACGGCTCATCGGCAGCCATCCGGACGTCTGCACCCTGAACGAGCCATGGTTCCTGCTGCCGCTGATCTACATGCGCAGGCGGCGCGGCATATCCTCGGAATACTGGCAGGACACCTGCGGCAAGGCCGTCAACGAACTGATCGACAGGCTTGACGGCGGTGAGGAGGTCTTCGACGCCGGTGTGCGCGCCTTCGCCGGGACGGTCCACAGGGCCGCTGCCCATCGTGGCGAGCGGTATTTCCTCGACAAGACGCCGCGCTATGCACTGATCGTCGACGATATCGAGCGTATCTTTCCCGATGCGAAGCTGATCTTCCTGTGGCGGAATCCTCTGTCGATCATATCGTCCATGATCGAAATGAGTGGCGATCGCTGGCTTGTGCCACGCTTTGATATTGATCTTATCGAAGGCATTCCACGATTGGTAGATACTGCCGAACGCCTGGGTGAGAGGGCCTTGTGCGTCCGCTACGAAGACCTGCTCGAAGACCGCGATGCGGTTCTGCGCCGGACTTTCGACCACCTCGGATTGCCGTTCGATCCCACTGTTCTCAACGCCAACCGTTCCGGCGTCGCACCGGGTCTCATGGGTGACGCCAAGTCGGGAAGCATGGACGGCCTTGCCACGGACCGCCAGCTCGGCGGCTGGCACCAAAGGTTGTCCGGACCGCTGCGCCGTCGCTGGGCCCGACGCTATCTCGACGGTCTCGGCCCGCGCCGTCTCGCGTTCATGGGCTACGATGCAGCCGACCTCGACCTCGACCTTGCCGACGGCCGCTGCCCGCCACGGCAGTGGCTGGGTGATCTCGCCTGTCGCGCCTACAGCGCCACATTTCACAGCCTTCATGCAGAATATCCGCTCAAGCGCATGGCCATGCGCTGGGCTGGCCGCGAGCACGGTCGCCAGTTCGGCATGATCTGA
- a CDS encoding glycosyltransferase, whose translation MTISTFPRLSIITVTRNARTALLRTARSIAPLAARLDLEWIVVDGASGDGTRMWLESRDEPWLRSTSEADAGLYDAMNKGIDRARGQFLWFVNAGDEVADAAALAAIIDTCPPDLADRVLFADCLERETDGSLLLKTARDPAWLTYGLFAHHQGMLFGRNAIAGYRYQQRFSIAADFALVARMWRDGIAFERIRGPLAVFERGGASATHALTGLIEQARARHEALGLPLWRVAAIAAAQLAAIAFRRSCPALYDRLRFRRPQTAPA comes from the coding sequence ATGACCATTTCCACCTTTCCCCGATTGTCGATCATCACCGTGACCCGCAACGCCCGGACGGCACTGCTGCGGACGGCGCGATCCATCGCTCCGCTCGCCGCCCGTCTCGATCTGGAGTGGATCGTCGTCGACGGTGCCTCCGGCGACGGCACGCGCATGTGGCTGGAAAGCCGCGACGAGCCCTGGCTGCGGAGCACCAGCGAGGCCGATGCCGGCCTCTATGACGCCATGAACAAGGGGATCGACCGCGCGCGGGGCCAATTCCTCTGGTTCGTCAATGCCGGCGACGAGGTGGCCGATGCCGCGGCACTCGCTGCCATCATCGACACATGCCCCCCCGACCTTGCGGACAGGGTGCTGTTTGCCGACTGCCTCGAACGGGAGACGGACGGATCGCTGCTGCTCAAGACCGCCCGCGATCCCGCCTGGCTGACCTACGGACTGTTCGCCCATCACCAGGGAATGCTGTTCGGCCGAAACGCCATCGCCGGTTACCGGTACCAGCAGCGCTTTTCGATCGCCGCCGATTTCGCGCTCGTCGCCCGCATGTGGCGCGACGGCATCGCATTCGAGCGGATCCGCGGCCCGCTTGCCGTGTTCGAACGTGGCGGAGCCTCGGCCACCCACGCGCTCACCGGCCTGATCGAGCAGGCGCGCGCACGGCACGAGGCGCTGGGTCTGCCGCTGTGGCGGGTGGCGGCCATCGCCGCGGCCCAGCTCGCCGCCATCGCTTTCCGCAGGTCCTGCCCCGCGCTCTATGACAGGCTGCGCTTCCGGCGGCCGCAAACGGCACCCGCATGA
- a CDS encoding helix-turn-helix transcriptional regulator, producing MLERIVLGDDIGQAAENLGIARTTAKTHLARMFDKTGTNRQSALVALAHRLSSAPIVGSHPQG from the coding sequence TTGCTGGAGCGGATCGTCCTGGGTGACGATATCGGCCAGGCGGCTGAAAATCTCGGGATTGCCCGGACCACCGCCAAGACCCATCTGGCACGGATGTTCGACAAGACCGGCACGAACCGGCAATCGGCGCTGGTGGCGCTGGCGCACCGGTTGAGTTCGGCGCCGATCGTGGGAAGCCATCCGCAAGGGTGA
- a CDS encoding IS256 family transposase, whose product MPARKKPTQRERLIDQLLVGQDPSTLFDKGGLLDELKRQLAERALNAEMDHHLAGEASEGKSNSRNGYSSKTVITDSGKFGIAVPRDRLSTFDPQLIAKYRRRLPGFDEKIISMYARGMTVREIRGHLDEIYGVDVSPELISAVTDDILDEVAEWQNRPLESLYPLVFFDALRVKIRDEGMVRNKAVYVALGVRLDGQKEILGLWIEQTEGAKFWLRVMNELKNRGIEDILIAIVDGLKGFPEAITAVFPQTQVQTCIVHLIRNSLDFVSYKDRRAVAAELKTVYRAKDADAGMAALEAFDAGIWGQKYPAIAMSWRRNWQAVIPFFAFADDVRRIIYTTNAIEALNSKLRRAVRTRGHFPNDESAMKLLFLVLNLAEKEWRMPPREWAMAKAQFAILFEDRLRAA is encoded by the coding sequence ATGCCAGCACGCAAGAAGCCTACGCAACGTGAGCGACTGATCGACCAGTTGCTTGTTGGGCAAGATCCCTCGACGCTGTTCGACAAGGGAGGATTGCTTGATGAGCTCAAACGGCAATTGGCCGAGCGGGCGTTGAACGCCGAGATGGATCATCACCTGGCTGGCGAAGCGAGCGAGGGGAAATCCAACAGCCGCAATGGCTACAGCTCCAAGACGGTGATCACGGACAGTGGCAAGTTCGGGATTGCGGTGCCACGTGACCGGTTATCGACCTTTGATCCGCAGCTCATCGCGAAATATCGCCGGCGACTGCCGGGCTTCGACGAAAAGATCATCTCGATGTACGCCCGCGGCATGACGGTCAGGGAGATCCGCGGTCATCTGGACGAGATTTATGGCGTTGACGTCTCCCCCGAGCTGATCAGTGCCGTGACCGACGACATCCTGGACGAGGTTGCCGAATGGCAGAACCGGCCGCTGGAAAGCCTTTATCCGCTGGTCTTTTTCGATGCCTTGAGGGTCAAGATCCGCGACGAGGGGATGGTCCGCAACAAGGCGGTCTATGTCGCGCTCGGCGTTCGGCTCGACGGCCAGAAGGAGATCCTCGGGCTCTGGATCGAACAGACAGAGGGCGCGAAATTCTGGCTGCGGGTGATGAACGAGCTGAAAAACCGGGGCATCGAGGATATCCTGATCGCGATCGTCGATGGCCTGAAGGGGTTTCCGGAGGCGATCACGGCCGTGTTCCCGCAGACCCAGGTCCAGACCTGCATCGTTCATCTGATCCGCAACTCATTGGATTTCGTCAGCTACAAGGACCGCCGGGCCGTCGCCGCCGAGCTGAAGACCGTCTACCGGGCCAAGGACGCCGACGCCGGAATGGCGGCGCTGGAGGCGTTCGATGCTGGAATTTGGGGGCAAAAATACCCGGCCATTGCCATGTCCTGGCGTCGCAACTGGCAGGCCGTCATTCCGTTCTTCGCCTTTGCCGACGACGTTCGCCGGATCATCTACACCACCAACGCGATCGAAGCCCTGAACAGCAAACTGCGACGCGCGGTGCGAACCCGTGGTCATTTCCCGAATGACGAGAGCGCCATGAAGCTGCTCTTCCTGGTCTTGAACCTGGCCGAAAAGGAGTGGAGAATGCCGCCACGCGAATGGGCCATGGCCAAGGCACAGTTCGCCATTCTCTTCGAAGACCGCCTCCGGGCCGCCTGA